A part of Daphnia pulex isolate KAP4 chromosome 6, ASM2113471v1 genomic DNA contains:
- the LOC124195613 gene encoding uncharacterized protein LOC124195613 yields the protein MKFKIACVLLLAVAAQVQVIESYTGYPLLPAATDAAPFRAKRQLGGVLDKIFKSPPRWGRSVSEIIEPTGTDYKSLDAAPASSTKYQSQLQYGGNRPGRSLKEPAASKQRQI from the exons ATGAAGTTTAAG ATCGCTTGCGTTTTGCTGCTCGCTGTGGCCGCTCAAGTCCAGGTTATCGAAAGTTATACTGGCTACCCGCTGCTACCCGCTGCTACCGACGCCGCTCCCTTCCGCGCAAAGCGTCAATTAGGTGGCGTGTTGGacaagatttttaaaagtccACCAAGATGGGGGCGAAGCGTGAGTGAAATTATTGAACCAACCGGCACAGACTATAAGAGCCTTGACGCTGCTCCAGCATCCAGCACAAAGTATCAAAGTCAATTGCAATATGGTGGAAATCGCCCCGGCCGAAGTTTGAAGGAACCAGCAGCTAGCAAGCAGCGTCAAATTTAG
- the LOC124196352 gene encoding uncharacterized protein LOC124196352 — protein sequence MKFKIACVLLLAAAAQTQFIGGYTGYPSLLPAATSLQWLPQGQPFPSIFNPFYPHQVVNYRGIAVGSAGAPWYFYNPSASYPQTVQVSADVKDAGANTGAAGSTRTRRQIQLRYGSGRRGRSLNAEMIEPETSPDTQWKSVDSAPSRTKRQIQLRYGSGRRGRSLNEMTEPETDGGDYESVTFNDPSRAKRQIQLRYRSGYGGYRRGRSLNEPVQFELDRAKRQIQLRYRSSARRRLHGRSLDTLWTTA from the exons ATGAAATTTAAG ATCGCTTGCGTTTTGCTGCTCGCTGCGGCCGCTCAAACCCAGTTTATCGGTGGTTACACTGGCTACCCATCACTGCTACCCGCTGCTACCTCCTTGCAGTGGCTCCCACAGGGCCAGCCATTCCCGTCCATTTTCAATCCCTTTTATCCCCATCAAGTTGTCAACTATCGTGGAATTGCTGTAGGTAGCGCCGGCGCTCCTTGGTATTTCTACAATCCTTCTGCATCCTATCCGCAAACTGTTCAAGTCTCTGCCGATGTCAAAGACGCCGGTGCTAATACAGGGGCTGCAGGTTCGACCCGCACTCGGCGTCAAATTCAACTGCGTTATGGTAGTGGAAGGCGTGGGCGCAGTTTGAATGCTGAAATGATTGAACCAGAGACATCACCTGACACTCAATGGAAGAGCGTCGACTCCGCCCCATCCCGCACCAAGCGTCAAATTCAATTGCGTTATGGCAGTGGAAGGCGTGGACGTAGTTTGAATGAAATGACTGAACCGGAGACTGATGGAGGAGACTACGAGAGCGTCACTTTTAACGATCCATCCCGAGCAAAGCGTCAAATTCAACTGCGTTATAGGAGCGGCTACGGCGGCTACCGAAGAGGCCGAAGTTTGAATGAACCTGTTCAATTTGAATTAGACCGCGCAAAGCGTCAAATTCAGCTGCGCTACAGGAGCAGCGCTAGAAGGAGACTGCACGGAAGAAGCTTGGACACCCTCTGGACTACGGCCTAA
- the LOC124195475 gene encoding uncharacterized protein LOC124195475 translates to MNFFLLLALFVPAALAAPVYKTEMSFTSFQKNMAHEVEDRNNPALVNQIATYAFMANLIFLVYKWRIIFCVIDPTTCGSTNINTTNVHMYETLETPHILAATDMIMSNLSPQTVVPFSSMDLTSAKSDTPVINAPAVQQNPFRYSELKVTSPVTQTQMTTQHNIEFQGDTIRGQNPYQPFPVHTFAPYSKFRWPTYPNSATRILHPYLDFFLFDTISPHILK, encoded by the exons atgaattttttt cttCTTTTGGCGCTGTTTGTTCCTGCCGCTTTAGCAGCTCCTGTCTATAAGACTGAAATGTCTTTCACGTCCTTCCAGAAAAATATGGCTCACGAAGTGGAAGATCGTAACAACCCGGCTCTCGTCAATCAAATCGCAACTTATGCTTTTATGGCCAATCTAATCTTTTTGGTCTACAAATggcgaattattttttgtgtgattGATCCTACGACATGCGGATCTACTAATATTAATACTACTAATGTTCACATGTACGAAACACTCGAAACCCCGCACATACTCGCCGCTACTGATATGATCATGTCCAATCTAAGCCCTCAAACAGTCGTTCCTTTTAGTTCGATGGACTTGACCAGCGCTAAAAGTGATACGCCTGTTATTAATGCACCAGCTGTACAGCAGAATCCCTTTAGGTACTCTGAATTGAAAGTTACATCTCCTGTAACACAGACTCAGATGACTACCCAGCACAACATTGAATTCCAAGGAGATACGATCAGAGGTCAGAACCCCTATCAACCATTTCCCGTCCATACCTTTGCTCCATATTCAAAATTCAGATGGCCTACGTATCCTAACTCTGCTACTAGGATTCTTCACCCCtatttggatttctttttatttgacacGATAAGTCCCCATATTCTGAAGTGA